In Rhinoraja longicauda isolate Sanriku21f chromosome 12, sRhiLon1.1, whole genome shotgun sequence, the DNA window atacacatagataatttATAATgagcaaaaatacaataaattaaaagCCAATCTTGTGGACAAAATCCAAAGTTCTTACTATGAACAAAGACAGTCTATAGTTCATCGTTGGGGTTAATGTTTTGTAGTGTTCAAAAGcacgtcactgaaagtaagcatgcaagtactgcaggcagtgaagaaagccaatggcatgttggccttcattgtgagaggatttgagtttaggagcaaggaggacctactgcagttgtacagggccctggtgagactgcatctggagtattgtgtgcaattttggtctcctaatttgagaaaggacattattgctattgagtgagtgcagcgtaggttcacaaggttaattcccgggatggcgggactgacatatgaaagaacgggttgactgggcatgtattcactggaatttagaagagtgagaggggagcttatagaaacataaaatacttaaaggattggatgcaagaaaaatgttcccgatgttgtgggagtccagaaccaggggtcacagtttaagaataaggggttggccatttagaacagaaatgaggaaaaacttttttttccccagagagttgtgaatatgtggaactcttggccacagaaggcagtggagaaaattcactggatattttcaagagagagttagatttagctcttagggctaaaggaatcaagggatataggggaaAAGCAGtaacaaggtactgattttagatgatctgccatgatcatattgaatgacggtgctgactgaaagggccgaatggcctaatcatagagtcatagagtgatagtgtgaatacaggccctcggcccaacttgcccacaccagccaacaatgtcccagctacactagtcccacttgcctgtgcttggtccatatccctccaaacctgtcctatccatatacctgtctgactgtttcttaaatgatgggatagtcccagcctcaattatctcctctggcagcttgttccatacaccaaccatcctttgtgtggaaaacgttaccccgcagattcctattaaatcttttctccttcaccatgaacctatgtcctctggatcttgattcccctactctgggcaaaaagactgtgcatctacctgatctattcctctcatgattttgtacacctctataagatcccccctcatccaccagccccccatggaatagagacccagcttactcaacctctccaaatagctcacaccctctaatcctggcaccatcctcgtaaatcttttctgaaccctttcaagcttaacaatatctttcctataacatggtgcccagaactgaacacactattctagatgctgcctcaccaacgtcttatacaactgcaatatgacctcccaacttctatactcaatgctctgactgatgaaggccaagtgccaaaagcctttttgaccaccttctaaccttccagagcagcctactatgcgtaaccttgtcgaatgccttactgaaatccatgtacacaacttcTACAGCactgccctcattgacctttttggtcacgtcttcaaaaaaaatcaatcagatttgtgagacacaaaactatgctgagtatccttaatcagcccttgcccatccaaatgcctgtataacctaccgctcagaatactctctagtaacgttccaactacagatgttaagctcattccctgaagttcccagcattttccctgcagcccctcttgaaaagaggcacaacatttgccacctccGGCACTCATGTAAGGGCGACTCATAGATTTCaaacagggctcccgcaatttcatcTCTagattcccgcaatgtcctcggatatatctgatcaggccctggagatttgtctaccttcatacatgacagtgacttcagtacttcttcgacggtaacaccgACTGCTCTCAAGATACTTCAATTGACTGCCCCAGGTAAatccagaggagaaatactcttgTGAGGACCTTACCCATTTcctatggctccacacagaggtgaccactttaattcctgagaggtcccactctctctctagttaccctttccccccttatgtatttataaaatcttttggtatTGTCCTTATGCTACCCGCCCGAGCTTCCTCCTGGCTCCTTTTtgtccttctgatctcctttttcagtttactccttcgtTCCCAAAACTCCAGGGATCCCAGCTGCTTATTCCTGTCCCATGCATCATTGTTTTTGAACTCCTgctcttatttttctatgtttctatgatggttgttgggaggaaGTTTTTCATGAACCTGGAAATCATTCatttaccttcttcccaatggtaggattgaaatgagagcgtggctgggatatttgatgatattggctgcctttttaagacAGCGTCGCATATCGATTCTTTTGATGGTGTGAAGGTCACCACTCggattttaagaaacagttagacaggtacatggataggacaagtttgagggatatggaccaaacgcgggcaggtgggacgagtgtagctgggacatgtcagccggtgtgggcaagttggactgaagggcctgtttccatgctgtatcactctatgactaaacgtcgcttatccattccccccacagatgctgcctgacccgctgaattactccagcacgttgtgttttgctaaaCCAGTCATAGTTGGCCTAAGGTATCAATCAAGTCTGAcgattgagtttgaagaagggttccgatccgaaggGTGACCTATTCATGTTCTTTGTTGCCtgatccctgagttactccagcactttgtgtattttttgtgTGTCATTCAAGGTGTCAGGTTCCAATGAAATAATGATCGGTTGTGCACCTGCCAGCAGTCCCTTGATCCTCTTTACCTGATGTCGTGGAATATTTATATACCTGCCTTCCCGTCGATAATGTGTCCATCTATACAAAACATTGACAAAATAGAACCATGGAGTTATATAAGAGTGAAGTCCAAGCTCATAATAGTAAACAAATGGCAAAGCGCCTAACTTTAAAGAGGGGTGATAATTAGAAGTGCAACCACTGTGGTCTGTGATGAGAACCGTTAGACCTACTTTGGAGGCGTGTTTCCCAGGCGATGGCTTCTTGCTGGTTTTGGAAGGCGCTACCAGGGCAGAGGATGGGTCGGGTTTGTCCTTGGACTTGCCGTGGTTGCCAGCAGGCCGGTACTGCTGGCGCAGGATGATCAGGTCGTGGAGATACTGCAGGCAGTCCTGAGTCCTGGAGAACATCCACAGTCTGTCCTCGGCCTTGATGTTGTAGATGGAGGAGTCCACGCTCACCGCGCTCTGGCTGCGCTTCAAAGAACTTCCGAAGTGTTGGTGACTTTCCCCGATCAGGTAGAGGGATGTGCTCCGGACCAGCCTGATGCCGGACCGCTCGCTCGGCCACTCTCTGCCACCGCCGGACTCGCCCAGTTTACCCGCGGCGTCCGGCCGAAACATCAGGTTCAATTTCCTCAGCATGGTGAACGGCAAGACAACCAAGCGCTCCAAGTGTTAATGAGCGATAGACAACTGCATCTTCACAGTCAATTTACTAACCACGAGTTTATCATTTAGACTGGGCTGACAGGGACGAGAGCCCACGGTGCCCTGCCAAGGTTGCTGGTTAGATCATTGTCCCAAGTCCGTACAAACataacttcttgatgttcttcgCTGCAGCGAGGGATGCTCTCCCAGGTGCTAAAGGGCACTCAGCGAGGTCGCAGTGACTGCCCCCCTCCCGGGGTTAGCGTTCCCGGGGCGTAGAGTTGGAAGACACTGTGTCTGGGGACAGTTGACTCTGCGGTAACATGAGCAGCAATCCGATAGTATCTCCTTCTCTGTCACACGAGCGCCTGGGCTCAAGTGTCTCCCCGTCCCTCTGCAGACAAAAGCCGGTGTCAACGTCGCCCATCATTTACCCAGCAAGGATCAATTAGGAAAAGTGAAGTATCAGGCTGGCGCTGTGCAACACTCACTGCCCCTGAATGATGAAATGATGGGGAGCGGGCATATTATTCAGATTGAGATTAAGAATGTCTAAAAAGAGCCTTCCAGCATTAAGACTTTAACAAATAATAATTCCGTGTAAATACACTGCACCAGGTTTTGGTCCATTCCGAAGTCGCTGGGCTAGTGTTAAATCATGAATGGGCCGGGATTAAGTTACAGTGCTTGCCAGGCTGTCTGCTACTCGCCGCACAGTTCGGGAACTAAAGGGGGTAGATTGCACTTATTTGATAAATGTTGCATTTAAGGATGTGGAACAGCCACGTAATGTTGTCGTTGGTGTTTCGCTCTTTTCTACGGGGATCTGCAGCACTCGGAACTAGAATGCCTCTGGCTATGGAAGTAGTTTAGTACATCCCTGCCGGGTTAATTATGGTGGATCCATGTGCAATATTTGTCACTGGACCTCATCATAATTGCAGTTAGTGTCACAGGATACCAATTAACATGTTAATGAATGAGAATAAGAGAAAGGAATGCGGTTGTACAGCAGCACGTGTCTCCAGTTTACCGCAATCAATTCTTCAGTACCATCGTACACTGAGGGCACAGGtccggagggaggaggggggaggaggaggggttgtATGGAGGGGCTGACGGTGCTTCatgtgaagacaaatgtaagtctcttacagtcagagacaggtgaatttataatggaaaacaaataaatggcataacagttaaacgagtactttggttctatcttcactgttcataaacaatctcccaggggaccgaagatctagtgggagggaggaactgaagggaatccacattattcaggaaatggtgttaggtaaactgttgggactgaaggcagataaatccccagggcctgatggtctgcatcccagagtactcaaggaggtggccctagaaatcgtggatgcattggtgattattttccaatgctctttcgactctggatcagttcctgtggactggagggtagccaatgtagtcattattgctattgagggaatgcaacgtaggttcaccagagatagacaaaacgctggagtaactcagtgggacaggcagcatctctggagggaaggtatgggtgacgtttcgggtcgagacccttcttcaccaggttaattcccaggatggcgggactgacatacgatgaaagaatgggtcgactaggattgtattcactggaatttagaaggatgataggagatctgacagaaaaatataaaattcttaaaggattggacaggctagatgaaggaaaaatgttcccaatgttgggggagtccagaaccaggggttacattttaagaataaggggtaggccatttaggactgagatgaggagaaacgttttcacccagagagttgtgaatctgtggaattttcggccacagaaggcagtggaggccaattcactggatgatttcaagagggagttagatttggctcttagggctaaaggaatcaagggatacgggaaaAAGGTAGGAActgtgtactgattttagatgatcggccatattgaatggcggtactggctcaaagggccaaatgccctattcctgcacctatttttctatttttctattttctatgtcacaGCTTTTTAACTTGGAGGCACGAGTGCAGATCTAGCGTGACTGACACTTCCGGGTGTAATTTAGACTAAACATTAGAAGGGAGACCCACGTGAATAGCTGGAAGGGTGCTGCTGAACACTGGCCAATATTATTCCTTTCTGATTTCAACATAGAGTAACATCAAACATTCAACGCTGCATTCAATGCTGCATTCAATCCCACAAATGTTTCACTGCCAGAGTAGATGAaaaccacctctctctctctctctctctctctctctcttcgtaTTGTAATACAGGCACTCAGTCAAGTTTAATGAGGCAGTCAAGGGTAAACATCTTATAGAAGGGTAGATTTTAACCTTATGTGATGGTGCAAAGTAAGTGATAAGGAGAGGTCAGCCACTCTTGTATTTCTCCAGATGATGATTACTGGGAATAACATTAAATGGATGCAATGTGGATACTGGCTCAGTGTCACACTGCTTGCATTATTTCTGGACATTGGAGAAGAGCCAATTAAAGATGATGTTTAACTCATGAACAGAGTTGGATTCTAACCTTGAGTTAAGTACCCTTTACCTGCAGTTTACCCAATATGTAACAATTTCCACAAGGAAGAGGAAAAGTTAGCAAACTGCAGCTCTTCAAAAGTGCTGATAGTTGgagcaatgggccaaatgatctTCACCAGTGTGTGATTCTATCCAAGCATAATTGTTAGATTTGGGGTGGTGTTTCCGCTTTGGGTAATATATGTGCAAATGCTATTCAGAATTTGGGACAAACTGCTTGAAATGAATGTTATTTCTTGAATTTGCATTCAATCTAAACTATCAATGAGCCAATACAAGTAGCcaggattaaaaaatatatatttttaaaaccaTGTTTTGAAATATATTCCCAAAAGTAGTCTAagaatcaaaatttggtgcattgcTTATATTGGTGCATTGATGTATCTCAAAAATTACTTCTTTATGATCAGTGTCCCATATATTATTTCAAtgatcaaaaatattttttttcaaaatatacAAAACCAATTTGGGGTAGAATTATTGTTTACAGTAAAATACATGGTTTTTAAAAGCATTTCTACTTGTATCCTTGCATGCAAGGGGATCAGCGTGCTCTGAAACATTCTCAAAGGCCAACAGATGATTTCAGACAGTGAAAACCTGCTTGGCACGTGGCTGTTTTGGGCTTGTGATTAGCAATTTGcacaagctagacacaaaatgctggagtaactctgcaggacagacagcatctctggagagaaggaatgggtgacgttttgggtcgagacccttcttcagactgaaagtcacgagaaagggaaacaagagatttgCACAGGTCAGTCAGCATAACAGGAGAAGGAAACAAAGTTAAGGTTTTGAGGTGATGACCTTCAGGCGATCCTCTGATCCCATGCACTTGTTCCCTTTGTAGTTTTGCTGACAAGTTGTGGGTGAAGGAACTTCAGCCCCACAGTAATCCAAAGTCTTCCAACCAGTAGAAAGAGAACAATTTCTATTTTGGAATGATGAGATCTGATTCTAACTTCAGTAACAGGGATAGACTCTAAACTGGGCACATGAGAATGGTTCTAACTTCAGGCAATGTTTTCTAACACTGTggaagtattggtattggtattgatattggtttattattgtcattgtacctggatacagtgaaaaactttgttttgcatgctattcaggcaGATCATATCACACAAgtgtacatcaggtagtgcataaaataaaacagagtgcagaatataatctaggcacaaggaactgttggaattttgagcaaaaaacacaaaatgctaaagtaattaaacaggtcaagcagcacctgtgggggACACgatagtcaatgttttgggttgcgatcgttcttcagactgaaagaggaTTCtgttccgaaacatcacctacccatgattcccagagatgttgcctgctttgcggagttactccagcactttgtgtgtttaaaaaaaagatatagtaCTGCAGCTACAGCGAGGAAAGAACAAGGGCTGCCACTATTTTGTAGTCATAGATAGACTGAAATATTAGTAATGGAGCACACCTCTAAACTGGGGCAATGAGGAtagttctaacttcaagtaatagaACGTGTAATAACGTCTATTGTGGATTAATGGGATAATATCTCAACGGGAGCTTTGAGATACAAATTAACCTGAAGTAATGTGAATTTAACCTTAATAAACATTTCTAGCTAGATTAATGGGGATAGATTTCAACCTGCAGGAACTGGAGTAGATTTTAACATTGAGAGATAAAGTAAGAATCTCACTTGGAGAGAAATGGATTCTGGAGCAATTAAGTAATTGAAAAAGATTCCAGTCTGCAGAAATAGGGGAAATATGAGATTAGAGTAGATCAGGGGAGTAGAAAAGTCAAGATGGTTGATGTCTCGCCAGCAGTTAGAGATACAAATGTCCAGAGAGGGCAGATGGGCATCTGGAGGAGTCCAATaggaggaggaatgttggagTGCAGGTGTGTGGGAGAAATGCAAGGGTcaatgggcggggcccagggggggggcagggtacaGGTAAGAGTTGGAGGTTGAGGTTGGTGGCCCTGGCCTAAGATTGGCTGGGGAGGCGGTGAGGGTCATCGGGAAGATAGgtcccgtcctgaaacgtcacccatcctttttctacagagatactgcctgacccgctgagttactccagcactgtgtgcctatctctggtataaaccagcatctgcagttctttgtttctgttgCTCCACTATGAAATTTCCTCAagatatgcctactttgaagaagttttctACCTCTCTGTGACGGGAGTTTTgcaaccctctctcactgctccccctctgtgattcctactgTTCTCCGGCCCTACGACCATGTTGTAACCCAGACTCACCACATGTGTTTCCTCGGCGCTTGCCTGCGCCTCTATCTTGTACCTTGTAGTTTCCAATTCCGATACCAGATTTCCCAGTTCGGACACAACCCGGATTTCAGGTACCAACAGTCATTACACCGCTTTTCACAATAGCTCTCCTTCTGTGCCctgattgtcaaaaattgcagcagcatcTTGATCTGTTGGGCAGATGGACTGAGGagtggttgatgaaatttaatacagagaaatgtgagatgttgcattttgggatacctaacatggacaggacctacacagtgaatggtagacctctggggagtgttgtagagccgagggatgtaggagtgcaggtacatagttcattgaaagtggcatcacaggtagatagggttgtcagaaaggcttttggcacattggctttcatcagaatattgagtatagaagttgggaggtcatgttttagatttttttagatttttagatttagagatacagcacagaaacatgtccttcgacctaccgggtccacgccgcccagcgatccccgcacactaacactatcctccacccactagggacaatttttacatttcccagccaattaacctacatacctgtacgtctttggagtgtgggaggaaaccgaagatcttggagaaagcccacgcaggtcacggggagaatgtacaaactccgtacagatggcgcccgtagtcaggatcgaatctgagtctccggcgctgcattcgttgtaaggcagcaactctatcgctgcaccaccgtgccgccaccatgccaccgtgttgcagttatataagacgttggtgaggcaacatttagagtattatgttcagtttgggGCACTatcttacaggaaagatgttatcaagctagaaagggtgcagagaaaatttacaatgtTGCCAgatcttgagggcctgagctatatggaggGTTTGAGCAGgtgaggactctattccttggaatgcagaaggatgtggggtgatttttatagaggtgtacaaaatcatgagaggaatagattgggtaaaagcagtctcttgcccagagtaggggaatcgagaaccagagggcataggtttcaggcgAGGggagaaagatgtaataggaacctgaggggtaacttttttacacaaagggtggtgggtgtatggaataagctgctggaggaggtagttgaggcaggtactattgcaacgtttaagaaatatttagacagacacatggaaaggacaggtttagagggatatgaaccaaatgcaggcaggtgggaccagtgtagatgggacgtgttggtcagtgtggtcatgttcggccaaagggccagtttccacgctttaGGACTTATGTGATGGAATGGTTTCTAATCTTGTGCACTGCAGTGATTCCTTTCCTAGattaatgggacatgttggtcagtgtgggcaagttgggccagagggcctgtttccaaccttgtgactctatgactatgactctatgattctgtaaTAGGTGTAGATTTTTAAAAGGAATTTGGATTGATTCTTACCATGAGTAATGGGAATCTTTTCTAATTGGGTTGAATGGTGATGCATTCTTGCCTGGAGTTAGGGAGGGAGATTCTCACCCAGAGTAGTTGAGGATTCTACCCTGGAGTCATGGGGATGGGTACTAACCTGAAGAAATTAGATTTTAAAATAGAATAATGGGGGAAATGTCACCTTGGGCAATGATGGTTTTTGTCTTGGAGCGATAGAGTATATCTGCCCTGGAGTAATTGGAAAATGATTTCATTGCCAGAAATGAGGAAAGGTTCAATTAGGGGAGATAATCTTAACCTTGTATAATAGAGGATAGATTCCATCTTGAAATACTGTAGACATAATCCCACTTGGATTGACGGAGACATAATTGATCCATGAACATTTTGAATAGATGTGAATCTTGGAAAACAGGGCACCATTCTATTGTTGAGGAGAAGTTACAGATTCTATTTTTTATGAATGGCCACATGTTATTATCTGGAGTAATGAGATTGTATCTAATCCCAAACAATGTGGACAAATTCAAACACAGAGAATAAGGAAAGCTTCTAATTTTGAACAATGGGATTTGATTATATCTGGGAGTAAAGAAGTAGATCTCAACTGCAGTAATAAAAATGATTCCAATCTGTGTGAAATAGCAGGCCACGGTCTTGTTTAATGGGAATATATTTTAACTTAGAATAACGTGGAATGGAAAGGGATTGTATACAAGAACAAAAGTGAGAAAGTCAAACCTCGAGAAATAGGGAGAACATCTAACTTGGAAGAATCTGTGTAAATTCCAAAGTGGAGCTGTGGAATAAGTTTCTAACCTGGAATAATGGGAATGGATTCTCACCTGAGGTGTTGAATGATAGAAACATGGAAGAACTGCAACAACAAAGCTCCAGCAATAACTACATCGCCCAGAAGATAAGTTCTTTGTCACCCCAGATTGGACTTGAaccacaatcatatcatatcatatatatacagccggaaacaggccttttcggccctccaagtccgtgtcgcccagcgatccccgcacattaacactatcctac includes these proteins:
- the c9h13orf42 gene encoding uncharacterized protein C13orf42, translating into MLRKLNLMFRPDAAGKLGESGGGREWPSERSGIRLVRSTSLYLIGESHQHFGSSLKRSQSAVSVDSSIYNIKAEDRLWMFSRTQDCLQYLHDLIILRQQYRPAGNHGKSKDKPDPSSALVAPSKTSKKPSPGKHASKKTKDESNPAPAPTEAETLEYFDSVISAFDQGNTTRAHAAEAMHLDVDFVIASSTSEHSLHSNWILKSPRRYSVDLAHLTKVEDFSRRYSDGMRMSFKRLERHPMYLPKLVESPIHTMRFKPKAHNEDDEL